From the genome of Fundidesulfovibrio putealis DSM 16056:
CGTGCGCGTCGGCGGCGACAAGATGGACGAAGCCATCATGCAGTTCGTCAAGCGCAAGTACAACATGCTCATCGGCGAATCCACGGCCGAGCAGATCAAGATCAACATCGGCAGCGCGCACCACTCCACCAGCCAGGGGGAGATCGAGGTCAAGGGCCGCGATCTGGTCACGGGCATTCCGCAGAACATCACCATCACCGCCGACGAGGTCCAGAAGGCCATCGCCGAGCAGGTTGAGTCCATCGTCCAGGCGGTCCGCATCGCCCTGGAGCAGACCCCCCCGGAACTGGCCGCGGACATCGTGGACCGGGGCATCGTCCTGACGGGCGGCGGCGCGCTGCTGCGCGGCCTGGATCAGCTCCTGCGCGAAGAGACCAGCCTTCCCATCGTCATCGTGGACGACCCTTTGTCGGCGGTCGTCCTCGGATCGGGCAAGGCCTTGGACAATCTCGATGTGCTCAAAGAGGTAACCATCGATTAAGCCCACGCCCCAGCGCATAGCACTGGGTCTGCTGGTGGTCCTTTTTGTCTATCTGGGCTTGTTCACCTGGAACATCCGCACCGGATACGTGGACAATCTGGCCAGCCATACGGGCCTGGAACTCACCCGGTGGGTACTGACCCCCGGTCGGTGGGTATGGACACGTCTATCCTCGTTCTGGGAGCGCTACGTCTACTTCGTGGGCCTGCGCCAGGAGAACGAGGTGCTGCGTGACGAACTGGCGCGCGCCAACGACGAACTTGTGGGCGCGCGCGAGCAGGCCTCGCTGGCCAAGCGTCTCACCGGCATCCTGATGATCACGCCGCCGCCCGAATGGTCCCGGGAGGCGGCGCGCGTCATCGCCCACCGCCTTGGCCCCAACGCGGCCCTGGAGACGTTCGTCATCGATCGTGGCAGCCGCCACGGCGTGGAGATCAACACGCCCGTGGTCTCGCCCGAGGGCGTGGTGGGGCGCGTGCTGCGCTACTCCATGAACGCGGCCACGGTCATCATGATCACCGACCCCAACAGCAAGATTCCCGTGGTCTCCCAGAAGACCCGCACCCAGGGCATCCTGGTGGGGCGCGGCCCCAACCTGGGCATGACTCTGCAATACGTGGCCCTGAACGCTCCCCTGGAAAAGGGCGAGACCCTGGTCACCACTGGGCTGGAAGGCATCTTCCCCCAGGGGCTGCCCGTGGCCGAGGTGTCCGACGTCTCGCGCGAGGGGGCCTCGTTGTTTTTGAACGTGCAGGCCCAGGCCCTTTTCGACCCCAAGCGCATGGAAGAAGTGGCCCTGCTGCGCAAGATTCCGCCTCCCAGGCCACCCGAGGCCACCGAAGCCGACGACGCCCTGCCCGACACCTCCACCAAGCGCCCCAAGGGCGCGGCGGAGCGCAAGGGCGAGGTCAAGAAGCGCGGGCGCAACGAACCTCCCGAGGCCCGGCCCCAGGAATCCCTGCCCAGGAAGAAGCGGGGCGAAGGGCAATGAACGGCCCCCGCCTGGCTTTCTGGTCGGTCTTCACCCTGGCCGGACTGTGGATGCAGAGCTTCATGCCCGGAGTGGACTTTCTCGCGCCGGGGCTTATCTTGAGCCTTCAGGAAGAAAAACCCCGAACCACGGTCATCCTGGGGCTCATCTGGCTCCTGCTCCAGGAAGGCTCCGGCTCCCTGGCTTTCGGCACGGTGGTCCTGTGGTACGGGGTGCTTACGGCGCTCTTCTTCTTCGGACACTGGCTCTTTGAGGCCAAGAACTTTCTGTTCATGATCATCCTGGGCGCGTGCCTGGGGGTTTTGCATTTTGGGCTGATGAATGTCATGACCCAGCTTCAGGACTGGCGGGTGCCGCCGGGACGTGTTCTTCTGGAGGCCGTGGTCCAGGCCGTGGTCTTCCCCGTGCAATGGGGCCTTGCTTACATCATCTACAACCACCTGCCCCACAATGGCCAAGACGTATGAGCCCGACACCGGGCAACAATCGCCACGCGGCGGTCTGATCCTCCTCCAGAGCCTCATCCTGGGGCTCTTCTGCCTGTTCACGGTCCGCCTGTGGTATCTCCAGGTGCACAAGGGCGAGCACTTCGCCGAGCTCGCCCGGGAAAACCAGATGCGCCAGGCCTCCATCATCGCCGCGCGCGGCATGATCCTGGACCGCAACGGCAAACCCCTGGCCATCAACGAACCTTCCTTCGCACTTGGCCTCATCCGCGAGGATTGCGAGGACATCCAGGCCACCTTGCGCAAGGTGTCCGAGTGGACCGGGCTCGACTATCAGGTGCTTCTCGACACATACATTCGCGGCAAGAAGCGCTCCAAGCCCTTCGAGCCCATGGTGCTCATCTCCAACCTGTCCTACGAGCTGCTGGCCAAGATCGAGGCCAACGCCGTGTCCTGGCCGGGCCTGGAGATCCTCATCCGCCACAAGCGCTACTATCCGGACGGGCAGCCCCTGGCGCACGTCATGGGCTATGTGGCCGAGGCCAACGAGGAGGAGCTGGAGAAGGACTCGCGCCTGGCCCTGGGCGACCACGTGGGCAAGCAGGGCCTCGAGCTGGTGCTGGAGCAGCGGTTGCGCGGCGAGAAGGGCCTCAAGCAGATCGAGGTGGACGCCTACGGCCGCGAGCACGACCAGCAGGTGATCCAGGAGCCGCGCACCGGAGGCAACCTGATGCTTTCCGTGGACGCCGACCTCCAGGCCTTCTGCGCCAAGCAGCTGGAAGGGCAGGCCGGGGCCGTGGTTGTGCTCCAGCCCGAAACCGGCAAGGTGCTGGCCCTGGTGAGCCAGCCCACCTACGACAACAACCTCTTCGTCCTGGGCATCCCTCCCAAGAAGTGGAAGGAGCTGCGCGACGACCCCATGCACCCCATCCAGAACCGGGTGTCGCAGTCGGTGTACCCGCCGGGGTCCACCTTCAAGCTGCTCATGGCGGCCTGCGCCCTGTCCGAGGGGATGATCAAGACCTCGGACACAGTGGTCTGCACCGGCTCCTACCGCGTGGGTGACCACGACTTCCACTGCTGGAAGAAGGGCGGGCACGGCTCCATGGACATGCGCTCCGCCCTGGTCCACTCCTGCGACGTCTACTTCTACCAGCTGGGCGAGAAGCTCGGCATCGACCGCATCAACCGCTACGCGCTCCAGTCCGGCTTCGGCCAGCCCACGGGCATCGACCTGCCCCACGAGCGCAGCGGCCTGATCCCCTCCACCGCCTGGAAGAAACGCCGCTACGGCGAGAACTGGACGCGCGGCGAGACGCTGAACGCATCCATCGGCCAGGGCTACGTGCAGGTGTCTCCGCTTCAGCTGGCCAAGTTCCTGGCTGCGCTGGTCAATGGCGGCAAGGTCATCAGACCGAGCCTGGTGCTGGACGATCCGGTGGATGTGCAGTCCAAACTGACCCTGTCCGACAAGGACCGGGAGTTCATCCTGAAGGCCATGGCCGATACCGTGCAGGCGGGCACGGCCCAGAAGCTCAAGCGGCCCGATGCGGTCATCGGCGGCAAGACCGGCACGGCCCAGGTGGTCAAGCTGCAAAACGCCGACATCCGCCAGAAGACCCACGAGATGCCCTACAAATACCGCGACCACGCCTGGATATCCACCTGGGGCCAGAAGGACGGCAAGAGCTACGTGGTGGTGTGCATGCTGGAACACGGCGGCCACGGCGGCGAGAGCGCAGGCCCGGTGGTCAAGGCCGTGTACGACTACCTGTTCGGGCCGGCCCCTGCCGCCGCAAAGACCGCCGCCAAGGCGCAACCCGCGCCGGAAACCGGCGACTAACCCATGTCACCGCTGGACCGCCGCCTCATCACGCACATCAACTGGCCGTTGCTGGTCATGATCGCTATGCTTTTTGGCGTGGGGGTTTTGAACCTCTATTCCGCCAGCGGCTTCCGCATGGGCGACGGCGTGTCGCTGAACCCTTTCTATCAGAAGCAGTGCATCTGGGGTCTGGCCGGGTTCGTGGGCATGATAACCATGACCCTGTTCGACTACCGCTACTTCAAGCACGTGGCCTGGCCGCTCATGATCCTGACCATCATCCTGCTGGCACTGGTTCCCATCATGGGCAAGACCGTCTACGGGGCCAAGCGCTGGCTGGATTTCGGGCTCTTCAGCATCCAGCCCAGCGAGTTCGCCAAGTTCGCCACCCTGATGCTGGGCGCACTCATGCTCTCCAAGGACACCGGACGGCTTGGCTGGCTTGAACTGTTCACCATCCTGGCCGTGGCCCTGCCTCCGGCGGCCATGGTCATCGTGCAGCCCGACCTGGGTTCGGGGCTGAACATCCTGCTGCTGCTTGGCGGCATGATCCTCTTCCGTGGGCTCACCGGGCGGGTTTTCAAGGTGCTGCTGGTGGTGGTTCCCGTGCTTATACCCTGCGGATGGTTCTTCCTGAAACCATACCAGAAGCTGCGCGTGCTGACCTTGTTCAATCCTGAACGTGACCCCTTGGGCTCGGGCTACCACATCATCCAGTCGCAGATCGCCATCGGCTCGGGGCAGATGTGGGGCAAGGGATTCCTGGAGGGAACCCAGAGCCAGCTGAGGTTCCTGCCGGAAAAGCACACGGACTTCGCCGTGGCCGTGTTCGCCGAGGAGTGGGGTTTCGTGGGGGCCATCGTGCTGGTGGCCCTGTTCAGCATCTTCCTCTACCTGCTGGCCGGGTCCGCGCGCGACGCGAAAGACCGTTTCGGGTCGTTTTTGTGCGCTGGCGTGTTCTTCTACTTCTTCTGGCAGATCCTCATCAACATGGGGATGGTGCTCGGCATCATGCCCGTGGTGGGCATCCCGCTCCCCTTCATCAGTTATGGCGGCAGCGCCACCATCGTGAACTTCTGTCTCATCGGAATAGTGCTGAACGTATCCATGCGCCGGTTCGTCTTCAAAAAGGCGTGACGCGCTTCACCGCATCGTCTGGAGGTATTGCCGTGGCCAAGGATGAAATCAACGCCTTTCTGGGGGCGGGCACCACGTATCGCGGGCGCCTGGACTTCACCGGTTCGGTGCGCATCGACGGCGTCTTCGAAGGCGAGATCGAGTCGGAAGGCATCCTGGTGGTCGGGCGCGAGGCCGTGATCACCGGACAGGTGCGCGTGGGCCAATTGGTTCTCGGCGGGACTTTCAGCGGCGAAGCCACGGCCTCCCAGCGGGCGCTCCTGCACAAGACCGCCCATTTCAAGGGCGTGCTCAACACCCCGGCCCTTTCCGTTGAAGAGGGCGCAGAGCTCGACGGCCAGGTCTGCATGAGCGGATCGGGTGTCGCGGCATCGCAAGACTGAGCCTGCCGATATTCGTGAAATTCATAACTATCTCCGTCAAAACGTCCATTTAGCGTGCGTTTTCGCACCCTTTCCCAAAAAGGGCCTAGACACTCCGTGCGAAAACAGGTACGTACCCTCCGGGCTTGAAACAAAATTCACAATTAGGGGGGCGGTGGATGGACATACTTGTTCTAGACGGATGGTTCTTCGTACAGCTGGCCAACTTCCTCATCATCCTGGTGGTTCTGAACGCGGTGCTCATCGCTCCCGTTCGCAGGATGCTCAAACTGCGCGCCGACACCGTCGCCGCCCAAGCCTCTGAAATTGACGGCTTCACGTCGTCCGCCGAAGGCAAAATCAAGAATTATCAGGCCGCCCTGGAAGACGCCCGCCGCGAAGCCAGCGCTGTGCGCACCGGTCTTCGTCTGGAAGGCGCCGGCCAGGAGAAGGCGATTCTTGAAGCCGCCAACGAGGAGGCCTTCGTCTCCCTGAAGGGCGCGCGCGCCACAGTTGCAAACGAGTCCAAGGTCGCTCTGGAGACCATGCTGGCTGGGGTGTCCGTCATGGCCAACAAGGCCGTTTCGAAGGTTCTGGGCAAGGCCCTCTAGTCGGCGGCCCCAAGCGTTTCAAGGAGGATGGCGTTGAAGAAGGCACGGATTGTTCTCTTTGCACTCGCGGTCTGTCTGCTGACCGCCGCGTGCGCATGGGCCTCGGCCGACGGGGGTGACGCTCCCAACTGGAAAAACTTCATTCTGCGGACCATCAACTTCGCTCT
Proteins encoded in this window:
- the mreC gene encoding rod shape-determining protein MreC — its product is MVLFVYLGLFTWNIRTGYVDNLASHTGLELTRWVLTPGRWVWTRLSSFWERYVYFVGLRQENEVLRDELARANDELVGAREQASLAKRLTGILMITPPPEWSREAARVIAHRLGPNAALETFVIDRGSRHGVEINTPVVSPEGVVGRVLRYSMNAATVIMITDPNSKIPVVSQKTRTQGILVGRGPNLGMTLQYVALNAPLEKGETLVTTGLEGIFPQGLPVAEVSDVSREGASLFLNVQAQALFDPKRMEEVALLRKIPPPRPPEATEADDALPDTSTKRPKGAAERKGEVKKRGRNEPPEARPQESLPRKKRGEGQ
- the mrdA gene encoding penicillin-binding protein 2, whose product is MAKTYEPDTGQQSPRGGLILLQSLILGLFCLFTVRLWYLQVHKGEHFAELARENQMRQASIIAARGMILDRNGKPLAINEPSFALGLIREDCEDIQATLRKVSEWTGLDYQVLLDTYIRGKKRSKPFEPMVLISNLSYELLAKIEANAVSWPGLEILIRHKRYYPDGQPLAHVMGYVAEANEEELEKDSRLALGDHVGKQGLELVLEQRLRGEKGLKQIEVDAYGREHDQQVIQEPRTGGNLMLSVDADLQAFCAKQLEGQAGAVVVLQPETGKVLALVSQPTYDNNLFVLGIPPKKWKELRDDPMHPIQNRVSQSVYPPGSTFKLLMAACALSEGMIKTSDTVVCTGSYRVGDHDFHCWKKGGHGSMDMRSALVHSCDVYFYQLGEKLGIDRINRYALQSGFGQPTGIDLPHERSGLIPSTAWKKRRYGENWTRGETLNASIGQGYVQVSPLQLAKFLAALVNGGKVIRPSLVLDDPVDVQSKLTLSDKDREFILKAMADTVQAGTAQKLKRPDAVIGGKTGTAQVVKLQNADIRQKTHEMPYKYRDHAWISTWGQKDGKSYVVVCMLEHGGHGGESAGPVVKAVYDYLFGPAPAAAKTAAKAQPAPETGD
- the rodA gene encoding rod shape-determining protein RodA, with amino-acid sequence MSPLDRRLITHINWPLLVMIAMLFGVGVLNLYSASGFRMGDGVSLNPFYQKQCIWGLAGFVGMITMTLFDYRYFKHVAWPLMILTIILLALVPIMGKTVYGAKRWLDFGLFSIQPSEFAKFATLMLGALMLSKDTGRLGWLELFTILAVALPPAAMVIVQPDLGSGLNILLLLGGMILFRGLTGRVFKVLLVVVPVLIPCGWFFLKPYQKLRVLTLFNPERDPLGSGYHIIQSQIAIGSGQMWGKGFLEGTQSQLRFLPEKHTDFAVAVFAEEWGFVGAIVLVALFSIFLYLLAGSARDAKDRFGSFLCAGVFFYFFWQILINMGMVLGIMPVVGIPLPFISYGGSATIVNFCLIGIVLNVSMRRFVFKKA
- a CDS encoding bactofilin family protein, with translation MAKDEINAFLGAGTTYRGRLDFTGSVRIDGVFEGEIESEGILVVGREAVITGQVRVGQLVLGGTFSGEATASQRALLHKTAHFKGVLNTPALSVEEGAELDGQVCMSGSGVAASQD
- a CDS encoding ATP synthase F0 subunit B — translated: MDILVLDGWFFVQLANFLIILVVLNAVLIAPVRRMLKLRADTVAAQASEIDGFTSSAEGKIKNYQAALEDARREASAVRTGLRLEGAGQEKAILEAANEEAFVSLKGARATVANESKVALETMLAGVSVMANKAVSKVLGKAL